One Sporomusaceae bacterium ACPt DNA window includes the following coding sequences:
- a CDS encoding IS110 family transposase ISDha12: MANLMVGIDVSLRSHSVQFMNDCGDALESFSIPNNLIGAQTLLERILQSAQKLQSELIRVGMEATSNLGWHLAHFLKANLHQTQGSKAQVFVLNARKVARFKKGYDTLPKNDRIDAWVIADQLRFGRLPHELTSTIQFEALQRLTRTRFHLMQNIARDKTYFLNQVFLKFSGLRQDNPFSNMFGSTCLAVLQELEPEQIVSMSITELVDFLKEKGKNRFDDPEQLASFLQKLARSSYRLDKAMADPVNLSLSVMLSVIQTMEKEIAKLDKEIEKIMKSIPETLSSVKGIGPVFAAGIIAEISDIARFSHHNSLAKYAGLVWSQYQSGEFESEETKRVRTGNKYLRYYLIQAANLVRRYDSEYAAFYAEKYAQAFKHHHKRALVLTARKLVRLVFMLLKTKQLYTPPERRG; this comes from the coding sequence ATGGCTAATCTTATGGTAGGCATTGACGTTAGCCTCCGCTCTCATTCTGTACAGTTCATGAATGATTGTGGGGATGCTTTAGAATCTTTTAGCATTCCTAATAACCTGATAGGCGCTCAAACTCTACTTGAACGTATTCTTCAATCGGCTCAAAAACTTCAATCTGAACTTATTCGTGTAGGCATGGAAGCCACTTCGAATCTTGGTTGGCATTTGGCTCATTTCCTTAAAGCTAACCTCCATCAAACCCAAGGTTCCAAAGCTCAGGTCTTTGTCCTTAATGCTAGAAAAGTGGCTCGTTTTAAGAAAGGCTATGATACTCTTCCTAAGAACGACCGCATTGATGCCTGGGTGATTGCAGATCAACTTCGGTTTGGCCGTCTTCCACATGAGTTGACTTCTACTATTCAATTTGAGGCTCTCCAGCGTTTGACCCGAACCCGCTTTCACCTTATGCAAAATATCGCCCGCGATAAAACCTACTTTCTCAATCAAGTCTTTTTGAAATTTAGTGGGCTTCGCCAAGATAATCCCTTTTCCAATATGTTTGGCTCTACTTGTTTAGCTGTTTTGCAAGAACTTGAACCTGAACAGATTGTCTCTATGTCCATTACAGAGTTAGTAGACTTTTTGAAGGAAAAAGGGAAGAATCGCTTTGACGATCCGGAGCAATTGGCTTCTTTCTTGCAAAAACTTGCCCGCTCGTCTTATCGTCTTGATAAAGCTATGGCTGATCCTGTTAATCTCTCATTATCCGTTATGCTCAGTGTTATTCAGACTATGGAAAAAGAAATTGCCAAACTGGATAAAGAGATTGAAAAAATCATGAAGTCCATTCCCGAAACCTTATCATCTGTGAAAGGGATTGGGCCGGTCTTTGCCGCCGGTATTATCGCCGAAATTAGCGATATCGCTCGCTTTTCTCACCACAATTCTCTTGCTAAGTATGCTGGACTTGTTTGGTCTCAGTACCAATCGGGAGAGTTTGAAAGTGAGGAAACCAAGCGAGTTCGTACAGGCAATAAATATCTGAGGTATTATCTAATACAGGCAGCTAACCTCGTTCGTCGATATGACAGTGAGTATGCTGCTTTTTACGCCGAAAAATATGCCCAAGCATTCAAGCATCATCACAAACGTGCTCTCGTCTTAACTGCCCGAAAACTGGTACGGTTGGTCTTTATGCTACTAAAGACCAAGCAACTGTACACACCGCCTGAGAGGAGAGGTTAG
- the nadC_2 gene encoding putative nicotinate-nucleotide pyrophosphorylase [carboxylating], whose translation MNKLALDELLRLALREDIGFGDITSETIFAEDHISQGYLLAKENMVLAGIGVFIRVFALLDDRVIVTPHYVDGARIAAGEKIAFIEGPTRALLAGERVAINLLQRMSGIATKTSRYVEALRESNTVIVDTRKTTPGMRMLEKYAVTVGGGKNHRYGLDDMVLIKDNHIHTAGGIVPAVNKVRGRISPFMKIEVEAETFEQVEEALSAGADVIMLDNMTLADIKQAVMLINGQALVEVSGNVTLEKVAALADVGVDIISCGALTHSVKAIDISMKLY comes from the coding sequence ATGAATAAGCTGGCTTTGGACGAATTATTGCGCTTGGCTTTAAGGGAAGATATCGGTTTTGGTGATATTACGAGCGAGACTATTTTTGCCGAAGATCATATTTCCCAGGGATATTTGCTGGCTAAGGAAAATATGGTTTTAGCCGGAATAGGGGTTTTTATCCGTGTTTTTGCGTTGCTTGATGACAGGGTAATTGTCACACCTCATTATGTTGACGGTGCACGCATTGCCGCCGGCGAAAAAATAGCATTCATCGAAGGACCTACGAGAGCCTTGCTGGCAGGGGAAAGAGTAGCCATTAATCTTTTGCAGCGCATGTCGGGGATAGCTACTAAAACCAGTCGTTATGTTGAGGCGCTCAGGGAGTCAAATACTGTGATCGTTGATACCCGTAAGACCACGCCAGGAATGCGTATGCTGGAAAAATACGCGGTAACAGTGGGGGGCGGCAAGAATCACCGCTATGGATTGGATGACATGGTTTTAATAAAGGACAATCATATTCATACCGCCGGCGGGATTGTACCGGCGGTGAATAAGGTACGTGGCCGTATTTCGCCTTTTATGAAAATTGAAGTGGAGGCTGAAACCTTCGAACAGGTTGAAGAGGCGTTGTCTGCCGGGGCGGATGTGATCATGCTTGACAATATGACGCTGGCAGATATAAAACAGGCGGTGATGCTGATTAATGGCCAAGCGCTGGTGGAAGTTTCCGGCAATGTCACGTTAGAAAAAGTTGCCGCTTTGGCTGATGTCGGAGTGGATATTATATCATGCGGCGCTTTGACTCACTCGGTAAAAGCAATTGACATTAGTATGAAACTTTATTAA
- the mcpB_2 gene encoding Methyl-accepting chemotaxis protein McpB: MLINQNNCNIDNVVKAMANSSENVKAGIETVNGAHASFVAIAELVNKTTERIQKTFANFELMNQYSNQVVDSINKIKSISDTTAGEAQTVSASTEEQSASMEEIAASSQALAKLAEGLHNAVRQFKI, translated from the coding sequence TTGCTAATTAATCAGAATAACTGCAATATTGACAATGTAGTCAAGGCGATGGCCAATAGTTCTGAAAATGTCAAAGCTGGCATCGAAACAGTAAATGGGGCCCACGCATCGTTCGTTGCTATCGCCGAACTGGTCAACAAGACAACTGAAAGAATTCAGAAAACATTTGCCAATTTTGAGTTAATGAACCAGTACAGTAACCAAGTCGTTGATTCTATCAATAAAATCAAAAGTATTAGCGATACCACCGCTGGCGAAGCACAGACCGTCTCCGCCTCCACAGAGGAGCAGTCGGCCTCCATGGAGGAAATCGCTGCTTCCAGTCAGGCGCTGGCCAAGTTGGCGGAAGGGCTGCACAATGCCGTTCGGCAGTTCAAGATATAA
- the nadA gene encoding Quinolinate synthase A, which yields MVLTAEIRKLKKERNAVVLAHNYQLEEVQQVADYVGDSFYLSKIAAGVEHEVIVFCGVRFMAETAKILSPQKTVLLPESGAGCPLADMVTAEGIREMKARYPGVPVLCYINSSVEVKAECDVCCTSANAVKVVSSLPDRRIIFAPDENLGQYVAQKVPDKELILWRGRCVTHAKVRQEDVKLARAKYPEAKILIHPECDPAVVALADFAGSTLQIINYARESDASIFVIGTEVGVLYNLKTLCPDKQFFLLHPGLVCPNMKMIRLTSVYEALINNQYEINVDEELARRAKQMLNKMLELA from the coding sequence ATGGTCTTAACAGCAGAGATACGAAAATTAAAAAAAGAACGGAATGCTGTCGTTTTGGCTCATAATTACCAATTGGAAGAAGTGCAGCAAGTCGCCGATTATGTGGGGGACTCGTTTTATCTTAGCAAGATTGCGGCAGGAGTGGAGCATGAAGTGATCGTTTTTTGCGGAGTTCGCTTTATGGCTGAGACTGCCAAAATATTATCACCGCAAAAAACAGTATTGTTGCCGGAAAGTGGTGCAGGCTGTCCGCTGGCCGATATGGTTACCGCCGAAGGTATACGTGAAATGAAAGCCCGATATCCCGGAGTACCTGTTCTCTGTTATATAAATTCATCGGTAGAGGTGAAAGCCGAATGTGATGTATGCTGTACATCGGCTAATGCGGTTAAGGTCGTATCATCGTTGCCGGATCGCCGGATCATTTTTGCGCCTGATGAAAATCTTGGACAGTACGTTGCTCAAAAGGTTCCGGATAAGGAATTGATCCTGTGGAGAGGCCGCTGCGTGACCCATGCCAAAGTCAGACAGGAGGATGTGAAACTTGCAAGAGCAAAGTATCCTGAGGCCAAGATACTGATTCATCCCGAATGCGATCCTGCCGTTGTGGCGTTAGCTGATTTTGCGGGCAGCACTTTACAGATTATTAACTATGCCCGGGAGTCCGACGCTTCAATATTTGTTATAGGTACAGAAGTTGGAGTGTTATATAATTTAAAAACATTATGTCCGGATAAACAATTCTTTTTATTGCATCCCGGGTTGGTGTGCCCCAATATGAAAATGATCAGGCTGACCAGCGTATATGAAGCTTTAATCAACAACCAATACGAAATAAATGTGGATGAAGAACTGGCCCGCAGGGCGAAACAAATGCTGAATAAAATGTTGGAGTTGGCGTAA
- the nadB gene encoding L-aspartate oxidase yields MCEQSYMLSGKAVPDNLNYKNYDVVIIGAGIAGMTAALSMSPKLKIALVSKESMDTSSTYKAQGGMAVAVGHDDSPEAHIADTLRVGQGLCRRETVETMVREGTAALEFLQSLGMDFACRDGDLFLTKEGGHSRRRIVHYYDYTGRHIAETMAGKIAQQANIDRLEKCFLLDVLVKDNQSYGCTVLCDGNLLVLRAGAVVIASGGYSGLFALSTNIAATGDGIAAAYRAGAAIADMEFVQFHPTTVTTSTGEVFLLTEALRGEGAFLRNAAGERFMFTYHHDGELAPRDIVSQAITAEMKKDTRGVVYLDARHLGQEYLADRFRQVYSMLAQNGYFMEQDLVPIAPAAHYTIGGILTNEWAKTTVDNLYACGEAAATGVHGANRLASNSLLEGVVFGRRVAWAISQGSSRGSDSWTYADFKMNHRRECWIDSKILGKELSLIAGVVRNGADMKALLERLHKEKNQSDKALGAVEYQQGCNSYILAELLLQAAMIRQESRGTHYRADYPQKNDLKYKLHIIQQRGRKTRLQ; encoded by the coding sequence ATGTGTGAACAAAGTTATATGCTTTCAGGCAAGGCTGTTCCTGATAACCTGAACTATAAAAATTATGATGTAGTAATAATTGGCGCCGGAATTGCCGGAATGACCGCCGCTTTGTCCATGAGCCCAAAACTTAAGATAGCGCTTGTCAGCAAAGAGTCGATGGATACAAGCAGCACTTACAAGGCGCAGGGAGGGATGGCGGTCGCGGTTGGCCATGATGACAGCCCGGAAGCTCATATTGCCGATACTTTGCGCGTCGGACAAGGTTTATGCCGCAGAGAAACGGTGGAAACTATGGTCCGGGAGGGAACTGCTGCGCTGGAGTTTTTGCAGTCGCTGGGCATGGATTTTGCCTGCCGTGATGGTGATTTGTTCCTGACTAAAGAAGGAGGCCATTCTCGGCGCCGTATCGTCCATTATTATGATTATACCGGGCGGCATATCGCGGAAACCATGGCCGGAAAAATTGCTCAACAAGCGAATATCGACAGATTGGAAAAATGCTTTTTGCTTGATGTGCTTGTCAAAGACAACCAGAGCTATGGTTGCACAGTATTGTGCGATGGTAATTTGCTTGTACTCCGGGCAGGGGCTGTTGTTATTGCAAGCGGGGGATATAGTGGTTTGTTTGCCCTTTCTACCAATATTGCCGCCACCGGTGACGGCATTGCGGCGGCATACCGGGCAGGTGCTGCTATTGCTGATATGGAGTTTGTGCAATTTCATCCGACAACTGTCACTACTTCTACCGGAGAAGTGTTTTTGCTGACAGAAGCGCTGCGTGGTGAGGGCGCTTTTTTGCGTAATGCCGCAGGCGAGAGGTTTATGTTTACATACCATCATGATGGGGAATTAGCGCCTCGTGACATAGTGTCCCAGGCGATTACTGCCGAGATGAAGAAAGATACCCGGGGAGTTGTGTATCTTGACGCCAGACATCTTGGCCAAGAATATCTGGCTGACCGTTTCAGGCAGGTTTATTCCATGCTGGCACAAAACGGCTATTTCATGGAACAGGACTTGGTGCCGATTGCACCGGCTGCTCATTATACGATTGGCGGTATTTTGACTAATGAATGGGCAAAAACAACAGTGGACAATTTATACGCATGCGGCGAAGCTGCCGCTACCGGAGTGCATGGGGCAAACCGTTTAGCCAGCAATTCACTTTTGGAGGGGGTTGTTTTCGGGCGCAGGGTTGCATGGGCGATCAGTCAGGGGAGTTCCCGCGGCAGTGATAGCTGGACTTATGCTGATTTTAAAATGAATCATAGGCGGGAATGCTGGATTGACAGCAAAATATTAGGTAAAGAATTAAGCTTGATTGCAGGAGTTGTTCGTAACGGGGCGGACATGAAAGCTTTACTTGAACGCTTGCATAAAGAAAAAAACCAATCTGATAAAGCGTTGGGCGCTGTAGAATATCAGCAGGGCTGTAATTCTTATATATTGGCGGAATTGCTGCTTCAGGCGGCAATGATCAGGCAGGAAAGCAGAGGTACTCATTATCGGGCTGACTATCCGCAAAAGAACGATCTGAAATACAAACTGCATATTATACAACAAAGGGGAAGGAAGACGCGATTGCAATGA
- the rapA_3 gene encoding RNA polymerase-associated protein RapA, translating into MYTPYHSKYYATQLTLKRPGNSIEKIASSLSGAKVDLNPHQIDAALFAFRSPLSNGVLLADEVGLGKTIEAAIVIAQYWAERKRRILLVAPASLRNQWLSELDEKFYIKSVILESKNYNQMKRAGCIRPFEIENKVVICSYHFAAKMADEIASVPWDLVVMDEAHRLRNVYKPSNIIGNTLKVALANRKKLLLTATPLQNSLMELYGLVSIIDEHVFGDVKTYRDMYINIDNEEIRNIFLRQRLQQFCQRTLRKQVTEYVRYTRRISILQKYAPTKEEELLYNKVSEYLLSPKLYALPASQRKLMTLILRKLLASSSFAISGTLQALMTRLRHMLDGYDAELNIDDYDVLPEMIDEWDDEKTDDFAKILNERREIAEELQKLTEYVELAQSIKFNAKGENLLLALQKGFEKSAELGAQRKAVIFTESKRTQDYLVNLLTNNGYDGQVIVLNGYNNDANSKRIYNEWLARHQGEDIISGSKQADMKAAIVEEFRDRASILVGTEAAAEGINLQFCSLVVNYDLPWNPQRIEQRIGRCHRYGQKNDVVVINFLNIANEADKLVYQLLDEKFRLFDGIFGASDEVLGSIESGIDFEKRIAEIYQTCRTGEEIQAAFDVIQRELEDQIQNNMAQARRALLENFDEEVVRRLKTCENAAKETLSLYERWLFSLVQSELHTDIELYPGEPRFYYNGSLADKGYYHLNWKKAEQLKDHFLRKEHPLAETVIRQALARELSYAKLTFDYKNSEHKITFFEEMKSKSGWLIADKLASEAFEIQEHLLLACVADDGTVMDEELAAKLFELPAKENIELAKAELTQELQDQRAKIKEEMLARIRRNDMEYFREECSKLDAWADDLKEGLEREIKLIDREISQLRKDERTAATLEQALELRRQIHALEKKRREKIRDLYKEQDRIDAKRDELQAKIERQLQGRSFIEELFVIRWVLE; encoded by the coding sequence TTGTATACGCCTTATCACTCAAAGTACTATGCAACTCAGTTAACACTGAAACGTCCGGGCAACAGCATAGAAAAAATTGCTTCGTCCTTGTCAGGAGCAAAGGTGGATTTGAATCCGCACCAAATTGACGCAGCTTTGTTTGCGTTCCGCTCACCGCTGTCCAATGGCGTCTTATTGGCGGATGAAGTTGGCTTGGGTAAAACGATTGAGGCTGCTATAGTTATTGCCCAGTACTGGGCGGAACGCAAGCGTCGGATATTGCTTGTTGCTCCCGCTTCTCTCCGCAATCAGTGGTTATCTGAGCTTGATGAGAAATTTTACATAAAGTCCGTTATACTGGAAAGCAAAAACTATAACCAGATGAAACGTGCGGGTTGTATACGTCCGTTTGAAATAGAAAATAAGGTTGTAATCTGTTCTTATCACTTTGCAGCAAAAATGGCTGACGAAATTGCGTCAGTTCCGTGGGACCTGGTGGTGATGGACGAGGCACACCGGTTACGCAATGTATATAAACCGTCCAATATCATTGGCAATACCTTGAAAGTCGCCCTGGCTAACAGAAAAAAATTGCTGCTTACTGCTACTCCCCTCCAAAACTCGTTGATGGAGCTATACGGTCTGGTAAGTATTATTGATGAACACGTTTTTGGCGATGTCAAGACTTACCGCGACATGTACATAAATATTGACAATGAAGAAATCAGAAATATTTTCCTGCGCCAAAGGCTGCAGCAATTTTGCCAACGGACGCTCCGCAAACAGGTGACTGAGTATGTCAGGTATACGAGGCGCATTTCTATATTGCAGAAATACGCTCCAACCAAAGAAGAAGAATTGCTCTACAATAAGGTTTCGGAATACCTTTTAAGCCCCAAGCTTTATGCTTTGCCGGCCAGCCAGCGCAAACTCATGACCCTTATCCTGCGCAAACTCCTGGCGTCTTCATCCTTTGCCATATCCGGTACGTTGCAGGCGCTTATGACTCGTCTCCGGCACATGCTCGACGGATACGATGCAGAACTCAATATTGATGATTATGATGTGCTTCCTGAGATGATCGACGAATGGGATGATGAAAAAACCGACGATTTTGCCAAAATTCTCAACGAAAGACGGGAGATAGCCGAGGAACTGCAGAAGCTGACTGAATACGTTGAACTAGCCCAGAGCATCAAATTTAATGCCAAGGGAGAAAACCTCCTGCTGGCGCTTCAGAAAGGTTTTGAAAAAAGTGCGGAACTGGGGGCGCAAAGAAAGGCGGTTATCTTTACCGAATCAAAACGGACACAGGATTATCTGGTAAATTTATTAACGAATAATGGCTATGACGGTCAGGTTATTGTATTAAACGGTTACAACAATGACGCTAATTCAAAACGGATTTATAATGAATGGTTAGCCCGCCATCAGGGTGAGGATATTATCTCCGGTTCCAAACAGGCCGATATGAAAGCGGCCATTGTGGAAGAATTCAGGGACCGGGCCAGCATATTAGTCGGGACCGAGGCTGCGGCCGAGGGAATCAACCTGCAGTTTTGTTCATTGGTTGTAAACTATGACCTGCCATGGAATCCCCAGCGCATTGAGCAGCGTATCGGCCGCTGTCACAGATACGGTCAGAAGAATGATGTTGTCGTGATCAACTTTTTAAATATTGCCAATGAGGCGGACAAGCTCGTTTATCAACTGCTTGATGAGAAATTCCGCCTGTTTGACGGCATATTCGGCGCATCGGATGAAGTGTTGGGTTCCATCGAATCAGGCATTGATTTTGAAAAACGCATTGCGGAAATTTACCAGACCTGCCGTACCGGCGAAGAAATTCAAGCGGCATTCGACGTGATCCAGCGCGAACTTGAAGACCAAATACAAAACAATATGGCGCAGGCGCGCCGGGCGCTGTTGGAAAACTTTGACGAGGAAGTTGTCCGGCGCTTGAAAACCTGTGAAAACGCCGCCAAGGAGACGCTCTCTTTATATGAAAGATGGCTTTTTAGCCTTGTTCAATCAGAACTGCATACCGATATTGAACTTTACCCCGGTGAACCCAGGTTTTACTATAATGGCAGCCTTGCTGACAAGGGATATTACCATCTGAACTGGAAAAAGGCGGAACAGTTAAAAGACCATTTTTTACGCAAAGAACACCCCCTTGCCGAAACGGTCATCCGGCAGGCTCTTGCAAGAGAATTGTCTTATGCCAAGTTGACGTTTGATTATAAAAATTCAGAGCATAAGATTACTTTTTTTGAGGAAATGAAGTCAAAATCCGGCTGGCTGATTGCTGATAAACTTGCCAGCGAGGCCTTTGAGATTCAGGAACACCTGCTGCTAGCTTGTGTAGCTGATGATGGGACGGTAATGGACGAGGAGCTGGCGGCAAAACTTTTTGAGCTGCCTGCCAAAGAAAATATCGAATTGGCAAAAGCAGAACTTACACAGGAGTTGCAGGATCAACGGGCGAAGATAAAAGAAGAAATGCTTGCAAGAATCAGAAGGAATGACATGGAGTATTTCCGCGAAGAATGTTCTAAGCTTGATGCTTGGGCGGACGACTTAAAAGAGGGCCTGGAGCGGGAAATCAAGCTGATTGACCGCGAAATCTCACAGCTTCGCAAAGATGAGCGTACGGCGGCGACTCTAGAACAGGCCCTGGAATTAAGAAGACAGATTCATGCTCTGGAAAAGAAACGCCGGGAAAAAATACGCGATTTATATAAAGAACAAGACAGAATTGATGCAAAACGCGATGAATTG
- the hypE_2 gene encoding Carbamoyl dehydratase HypE, which produces MNKEIKIQHGSGGSLTSKLVQNIFYKHFNNPYLLEAHDSARLPGVHGRLAFTTDSYVINPLQFPGGNIGKLAVCGTVNDLAMSGARPLYISCGFIIEAGFSMELLEEIVRSMAETAKEAGVIVVTGDTKVVEKGNADKLFINTSGIGEIPAGIEICGQNARPGDAVIVSGTLGDHGIAVMLQRQQLQFQSSVKSDCAPLNGLVSDMLKECPGIHVLRDATRGGLATILNEIASQSQVGIELAGSEIPVKEEVQGICEVLGLDPLYLANEGKLLAVVPEDKLQNVMRVMHAHPYGRDAKVIGRIVDKPEGKVFVKSAIGGRRIVDVMTGDPLPRIC; this is translated from the coding sequence ATGAATAAGGAGATTAAGATTCAGCACGGCAGTGGCGGCAGTCTGACCAGCAAGCTTGTCCAGAATATTTTTTATAAACATTTTAACAATCCCTATCTATTAGAGGCCCATGATTCTGCCCGGCTTCCCGGCGTCCATGGCAGGCTGGCCTTCACTACCGACTCCTATGTCATAAATCCGCTGCAATTTCCTGGCGGAAATATCGGGAAGTTAGCTGTGTGCGGGACGGTAAACGACCTGGCAATGAGCGGTGCGAGGCCGCTGTATATCAGTTGCGGCTTCATTATCGAAGCGGGTTTTTCTATGGAACTGCTGGAAGAGATTGTGCGAAGCATGGCTGAAACAGCCAAAGAAGCTGGGGTAATAGTTGTTACCGGTGACACTAAGGTAGTGGAAAAAGGGAATGCCGATAAGCTATTCATCAATACCTCAGGCATCGGGGAAATTCCGGCAGGAATTGAAATCTGCGGACAGAACGCTCGTCCTGGTGATGCGGTTATCGTAAGTGGAACACTAGGCGATCATGGCATCGCGGTTATGCTGCAACGGCAGCAACTGCAATTCCAGAGTAGTGTTAAAAGTGATTGTGCGCCGCTAAATGGTTTAGTATCCGATATGCTGAAAGAGTGTCCTGGTATCCACGTTCTTCGGGATGCTACACGGGGGGGCCTGGCGACAATTCTCAATGAGATTGCCAGCCAAAGCCAGGTGGGAATTGAATTAGCTGGATCAGAGATTCCGGTCAAAGAGGAAGTGCAGGGGATTTGTGAAGTATTAGGACTCGATCCGTTGTATCTGGCTAACGAAGGAAAACTTTTGGCAGTCGTTCCGGAAGACAAGCTACAGAATGTTATGCGAGTGATGCACGCACATCCCTATGGCCGGGATGCGAAAGTTATTGGTAGAATCGTTGATAAACCCGAGGGAAAGGTATTCGTCAAATCTGCCATTGGTGGACGACGAATTGTAGATGTAATGACAGGCGATCCATTGCCTAGGATATGTTAA
- the mdtA_3 gene encoding Multidrug resistance protein MdtA translates to MGKMTRQYRPAAIIITVLLLIVALVLAARYNLFPFTLWTQHVPRTPVNVTAVSIGTINKPIRIDRTGSIGNATSVPIHTEFSGLVSEIYVTKGQAVKAGQPLLRLQGSSGPSGDSGPSTATVENQKAGVSQQVQDNYDNALKDVNRYQKLYEQGAIPRRQLENAMARLQQAQESLNNGQNAVSSANTNATTTTLHGSATIKAPIDGIVTGLSIAPGKTVQAGQQLMALGSGQEIEIAVHLDQNDLYLVHLGTTATAEVSNQTIMGQVSSIYPEVKEDQISSFLAHIKLTNNPDGLLKPGMPVNVRIDTGQSATVPAVPTASIFQDEQGRNFIYVAANGTAVRQQISIGETVGDFTEITSDVPQEIMVITSNVNEIKNGDAIAVMQ, encoded by the coding sequence ATGGGGAAAATGACTCGGCAATATCGCCCGGCGGCCATAATAATAACCGTACTTTTGCTCATCGTGGCACTAGTGCTGGCCGCTCGTTACAACCTGTTTCCGTTTACACTTTGGACCCAGCACGTCCCGCGCACTCCCGTTAACGTTACTGCGGTATCGATAGGTACCATAAATAAGCCAATACGAATTGACCGGACGGGTTCCATAGGAAACGCGACCTCCGTCCCTATACATACCGAATTTTCCGGTCTCGTCAGTGAAATATACGTAACAAAAGGCCAGGCAGTCAAGGCAGGCCAGCCACTGCTCCGGCTTCAGGGATCTTCCGGACCGTCCGGTGACAGTGGACCTTCAACTGCAACGGTGGAAAACCAAAAAGCGGGAGTCTCTCAGCAAGTACAGGATAATTATGACAATGCACTAAAAGATGTTAACCGCTATCAAAAATTGTATGAACAAGGGGCTATTCCGCGACGACAATTGGAAAATGCCATGGCCCGCCTGCAACAAGCGCAAGAAAGCTTGAACAACGGCCAGAACGCTGTGTCCTCTGCAAATACAAATGCCACTACAACAACGCTTCATGGTTCCGCCACGATAAAGGCCCCAATTGACGGCATAGTGACGGGGCTGTCCATAGCTCCGGGAAAAACAGTGCAGGCCGGTCAACAACTGATGGCACTGGGAAGTGGTCAAGAAATAGAGATTGCCGTTCATCTTGACCAAAATGATCTGTATCTGGTCCATTTGGGTACCACAGCTACAGCAGAAGTATCGAACCAAACCATAATGGGCCAGGTTTCCAGCATCTATCCTGAAGTTAAGGAGGACCAAATTTCTTCCTTCCTGGCTCATATTAAACTCACGAATAATCCGGATGGTTTACTAAAACCCGGTATGCCCGTAAATGTTCGTATAGACACCGGCCAATCAGCAACAGTTCCCGCAGTTCCTACAGCCTCGATATTCCAAGACGAGCAAGGGCGGAATTTTATATACGTAGCAGCCAATGGTACAGCTGTCCGCCAGCAGATAAGTATCGGCGAAACCGTCGGTGATTTCACAGAAATCACATCTGATGTACCTCAGGAAATTATGGTTATAACAAGTAACGTTAATGAAATAAAAAATGGTGATGCCATCGCAGTAATGCAATAA